The stretch of DNA AGCTTTCCATGTTGAAGAGGCGGTCCATATATTCCTGGGTGGCGCGGGCCGCCGCAGGCAGGCCGATTTCCAGAACTGGCAGGCGCCACAGGAGTGGAGCAATGGCGCAGTCGAGCACCGAGAGTTCATCGCCGAAGAGGAAACGCTGCTGCCCGAAAATGCTGCTCAGTCCGGCAAGGGTGCTGCGGATCTGCTCCTTAGCCGTTTTGACCTGCTCGGCACTGTAGCCCGGCTGGAAGAGCGGTGCGAACCAGTCGCGGTCGAAACGTAAGAGACCCAGGCGCACCTTGGCGCGGGAGATGGGATCCACTGGAATCAACGGGGGGTGCGGAAAACGCTCATCCAGATACTCCATGATGAGGACGGATTCGTGGATGGCCAGATCACGATCTACCAGGGTAGGCACCTGATTGTAGGGGTTGAGTTCCGCGAGATCTTCTGGCTTATTGGCGAGATCAACGTCGATGGTCTGGTACTCCATGGCCTTTTCCTCCAGAACGAAGCGGACGCGGTGCGCAAAAACACAATCGTTGTCGGAGTAAAGGGTCATCAGAGTTTTTTTGCTGCTGGGGGTCGCCATGATATACGTCCTTGTATTGGAGAAACTTGTTTTGGTGCGACCACGGTACCGCGGTCGCCTGATCCGTTGGATTATACATAACCAGATGCGCCTTGGGGTGATGAACCGCACCGACCCGCTAAATAAAGACAGTCAACGGATGTGTTAATAAATGTCAACGGAATATTGTCAAGGGTGGCAGGTCGCTGTACACTGCCTGACCAGTCGGTTAGTTGTATAGAGACAACAAAAGTTGTAAAGTGGGCCACACGCATTTAGCGGGAGGGCGATCCCCGAGATCGCGAAAGGGAACATGATCCGTCAGCGCACGCTCAAAAATATGATCTGGGGCACCGGTATCGGCTTGCACAGTGGCAAGAAGGTGTATATCGGCCTGCGCCCGGCGCCGGTGAATACCGGGATCGTTTTCCACCGTAGCGATATCGAGGGTGGCGCCTGGATCAAGGCCGACCCTCTGCATGTGGTGGATACTCGCCTGTCTACCAATATCGGTGATGGTCAGATACGGGTCGGTACCATTGAGCATCTGATGTCGGCCCTGGCGGGTTTGGGTATTGATAATGCGTATGTAGATCTCGATGGACCGGAAGTGCCGATCATGGATGGTAGCGCTGCGCCCTTTGTATTCCTCATCCAGTGCGCTGGGATCGAAGAGCAAAATACACCCAAGCGTTTCATCCGTATCACCAAGCCCCTCAGGGCAGAAGATGGTGATCGTTGGGTGCAATTGGAGCCCTTCGAAGGTTTTAAGGTGAGCTTTACCATCGATTTCGATCATCCCGTGATGAAAAATGGCAGTCAGGAAGTGACTGTCGATTTCGCCCGAACGTCTTATCTAAAGGAAGTGGCACGTGCGCGTACCTTCGGCTTTATGCGCGAAGTCGAGACATTGCGGCGCATGGGGCTCGCCCTCGGTGGCAATCTCGATAACGCCATTGTGGTCGATGATTACCGCGTGCTCAATGAAGAAGGTCTGCGTTACACCAACGAGTTCGTGCGCCACAAGGTGCTTGACTCCATCGGCGATCTCTATCTGCTTGGCCACCCGCTGGTGGGGCATTTTTCTGGTCACAAGGCAGGGCATGCCCTCAACAACAATCTACTGCGGGCGTTACTTCTTCGTCAGGATGCCTGGGAGTTTGTGGATTACTCCGAGA from Acidithiobacillus sp. encodes:
- a CDS encoding glutathione S-transferase N-terminal domain-containing protein, with protein sequence MATPSSKKTLMTLYSDNDCVFAHRVRFVLEEKAMEYQTIDVDLANKPEDLAELNPYNQVPTLVDRDLAIHESVLIMEYLDERFPHPPLIPVDPISRAKVRLGLLRFDRDWFAPLFQPGYSAEQVKTAKEQIRSTLAGLSSIFGQQRFLFGDELSVLDCAIAPLLWRLPVLEIGLPAAARATQEYMDRLFNMESFKRSLTPVEKAMR
- the lpxC gene encoding UDP-3-O-acyl-N-acetylglucosamine deacetylase, producing the protein MIRQRTLKNMIWGTGIGLHSGKKVYIGLRPAPVNTGIVFHRSDIEGGAWIKADPLHVVDTRLSTNIGDGQIRVGTIEHLMSALAGLGIDNAYVDLDGPEVPIMDGSAAPFVFLIQCAGIEEQNTPKRFIRITKPLRAEDGDRWVQLEPFEGFKVSFTIDFDHPVMKNGSQEVTVDFARTSYLKEVARARTFGFMREVETLRRMGLALGGNLDNAIVVDDYRVLNEEGLRYTNEFVRHKVLDSIGDLYLLGHPLVGHFSGHKAGHALNNNLLRALLLRQDAWEFVDYSERRAPFSFAEALATASV